The proteins below are encoded in one region of bacterium:
- a CDS encoding sulfite exporter TauE/SafE family protein, which yields MTLPTTIFTDPMQFALTCVILVVAQVIYVLFGFGSGLTAVGSLALLFPEIKDVVVLLLLVNLPAEVLVAWSARHRLHWRPLLGISAGVVVGIPIGARLLSRGDPTVVLTVLGWFLIAVGLVFLRLPAGGRVQPPAWAGPPTGLVSGVLTGLFGTGGPPVIIWYHLSAADKTVFRGHLMTIFLLMTIVRVPSYMATGLVTAPRLWSSLAVLPAVLLGAWIGHRLHVRISDRLFQALVCVLLVLLGAMLLIRH from the coding sequence ATGACCTTGCCCACGACGATCTTCACCGACCCGATGCAGTTCGCGCTGACCTGCGTCATCCTCGTCGTGGCGCAGGTCATCTACGTGCTGTTCGGGTTCGGCTCGGGGCTGACGGCAGTTGGCTCACTGGCGCTGCTGTTCCCCGAGATCAAGGACGTCGTCGTCCTGCTGCTCCTGGTGAACCTGCCCGCCGAGGTGCTGGTGGCCTGGAGCGCCCGCCACCGCCTGCATTGGCGGCCGTTGCTGGGCATCAGTGCCGGTGTCGTGGTCGGCATCCCCATCGGCGCGCGATTGCTCAGCCGCGGCGACCCGACCGTGGTGTTGACCGTGCTCGGCTGGTTCCTCATCGCCGTGGGCCTGGTCTTCCTGCGCCTGCCCGCAGGCGGTCGCGTGCAGCCGCCCGCCTGGGCCGGCCCGCCCACCGGCCTGGTCTCGGGCGTGCTCACCGGCCTGTTCGGCACCGGCGGCCCGCCCGTCATCATCTGGTATCATCTCAGCGCCGCCGACAAGACGGTCTTCCGCGGCCACCTGATGACGATCTTCCTGCTGATGACGATCGTACGCGTGCCCAGCTACATGGCTACGGGCCTGGTGACCGCGCCGCGGTTGTGGTCATCGCTGGCGGTGCTTCCGGCGGTGCTGCTCGGCGCCTGGATCGGTCATCGCCTGCACGTGCGCATCTCCGACCGCCTGTTCCAGGCCCTGGTCTGCGTGCTGCTGGTGCTGCTGGGGGCCATGCTGCTGATCCGCCACTGA
- a CDS encoding DUF4388 domain-containing protein: protein MATSRPERLDQILIRLGFATAAQVSEALRKQQGLGGRLGTHLVYAGHVTEQQLAQALSVQFQVPVFEAGRDKPSAELLERLPEGFARRHLVLPLALDEESGVLSLAAVDPRDTAAVGEVKRLLRCREVALCVIAEVTFEKMLGGLGLDDGGLLGPRRLIELPELFEGRADPNDPKARGQEAVAAADPEAAPRTLLVTERAFLRSFLAPLFEREGRELIATADGAEAAAALGRGGIDHILVADDMADAWRHWRAQGQVAHVRVPVTRLESVSGALLGAVAPYAAMQQSLLRALRLVAEGLGEAQGAPPAYDLLRRDVRSLAAALGLERLAVDGLEAAVLLVAPAAPPAANVDALLADDGTGVDWSRTLENAAAVGFPWRVESALAAMRQLLSERVNLDEFGRQDAETALAGQVLALTWHHHQRAGGSAGASGNRAVNLKAALRAKSGHLARSEVIEQYLALIERSEEDLLATAGHQVLVVGRSDRALRQLSTRLGHLGYRTLTAASFDEAAALCERQAPAAVFVHDASFPQDILRARERLTAGPRLLVYAVTTHADPAQVLNLFDAGFDDVFALPRDVDLVAARLRKALRAGAGAGAGEPVAPARPGSFQATFTAFAFTDLMQTLSQSLKSVRIELAGPGGEQAVVYLDRGQLVHAACGSLRGGEAVYRVIAWEDNGRFAVEPAGEFPEPNIGLPLESILMEGCRLLDESRI, encoded by the coding sequence ATGGCCACTTCACGCCCGGAACGCCTCGACCAGATCCTGATCCGTCTCGGCTTCGCGACGGCGGCCCAGGTGTCCGAAGCCCTGCGGAAGCAGCAGGGCCTGGGCGGGCGACTGGGTACGCATCTCGTCTATGCCGGCCACGTGACCGAACAGCAGCTGGCGCAGGCGTTGTCCGTGCAGTTCCAGGTGCCGGTCTTCGAGGCTGGCAGGGACAAGCCGTCGGCCGAACTGCTGGAGCGCCTGCCCGAGGGATTCGCGCGACGGCACCTCGTGCTGCCGCTCGCGCTCGACGAGGAGAGCGGCGTGCTGTCGCTGGCGGCCGTAGACCCGCGCGACACCGCGGCCGTGGGCGAAGTGAAGCGGTTGCTGCGGTGCCGCGAAGTGGCGCTATGCGTGATCGCGGAAGTGACGTTCGAGAAGATGCTCGGCGGCCTGGGCCTGGACGACGGCGGGTTGCTGGGACCGCGGCGGCTGATCGAGCTGCCGGAACTGTTCGAGGGCCGGGCCGACCCGAACGATCCGAAGGCGCGCGGCCAGGAGGCGGTTGCGGCCGCGGACCCGGAGGCGGCACCACGTACGCTGCTGGTCACCGAGCGCGCCTTCCTGCGCAGCTTCCTGGCGCCGCTGTTCGAGCGCGAGGGCCGCGAGCTCATCGCCACCGCCGACGGCGCCGAGGCTGCAGCGGCGCTCGGGCGCGGGGGCATCGATCACATCCTGGTTGCCGACGACATGGCCGACGCGTGGCGCCACTGGCGTGCGCAGGGCCAGGTCGCGCACGTGCGCGTACCGGTGACGCGGTTGGAGTCGGTGAGCGGCGCGTTGCTCGGCGCCGTGGCGCCGTATGCGGCGATGCAACAGAGCCTGCTGCGCGCGCTGCGGCTCGTGGCCGAGGGCCTGGGCGAGGCGCAGGGTGCGCCGCCCGCCTACGACCTGCTGCGGCGCGACGTGCGCTCCCTCGCGGCGGCGCTGGGCCTGGAACGGCTGGCTGTCGACGGGCTCGAGGCTGCGGTGCTGCTGGTGGCGCCGGCGGCGCCGCCGGCGGCGAACGTCGATGCACTGCTGGCCGACGACGGCACCGGTGTGGACTGGTCGCGCACGCTCGAGAATGCCGCCGCGGTGGGCTTCCCCTGGCGCGTGGAATCCGCGCTGGCGGCGATGCGGCAGCTGTTGAGCGAACGCGTGAACCTGGACGAGTTCGGCCGGCAGGACGCCGAGACGGCGCTGGCCGGGCAGGTGCTGGCCCTGACCTGGCATCACCACCAGCGGGCCGGCGGGTCGGCCGGCGCCTCCGGGAACCGCGCGGTGAACCTCAAGGCCGCGCTGCGCGCCAAGAGCGGGCACCTGGCGCGGTCCGAAGTGATCGAGCAGTACCTGGCGCTCATCGAGCGCAGCGAGGAAGACCTGCTGGCCACGGCCGGCCACCAGGTGCTGGTGGTCGGGCGCTCCGATCGCGCGCTGCGGCAGCTGTCGACGCGGCTGGGCCACCTCGGCTACCGCACACTGACGGCCGCTTCTTTCGACGAGGCCGCTGCCCTGTGCGAACGGCAGGCGCCGGCAGCCGTGTTCGTCCACGATGCCAGCTTCCCGCAGGACATCCTGCGTGCGCGTGAACGACTCACGGCCGGCCCGCGCCTGCTGGTCTATGCCGTGACCACGCACGCGGACCCGGCACAGGTGCTGAACCTGTTCGACGCCGGATTCGACGACGTCTTCGCGCTGCCCCGCGATGTGGACCTGGTCGCCGCGCGCCTGCGCAAGGCGCTGCGTGCCGGTGCCGGTGCCGGTGCCGGTGAACCTGTTGCACCTGCGCGCCCCGGCAGCTTCCAGGCGACGTTCACTGCCTTCGCCTTCACCGACCTGATGCAGACGCTGAGCCAGAGCCTGAAGTCGGTGCGCATCGAGCTGGCCGGTCCCGGCGGCGAGCAGGCCGTGGTCTACCTTGATCGTGGACAGCTCGTGCACGCCGCGTGCGGTTCACTGCGCGGCGGCGAAGCGGTCTACCGCGTCATCGCCTGGGAGGACAACGGACGCTTTGCCGTCGAGCCCGCGGGCGAATTCCCCGAGCCCAACATCGGGCTGCCGCTCGAATCGATCCTCATGGAAGGCTGTCGCCTGCTCGACGAGAGCCGCATCTAG
- a CDS encoding type IV pilus twitching motility protein PilT has translation MPRIDAFLKIMQEYSVSDLHLSAGCEPMLRINGVLQRGEHRPLSEEELRITIYELLSETQIAQLEEHGDLDLAYTLPGVARFRINAYKKYPGLAAAFRIIPNEVPTLEQLGMPQVMKNMLTSRSGLILVTGPTNSGKSTTLAAMVNHLNETLHGHIITLEDPLEFIHPNKNCLINQRQVGEHCETFASALRASLREDPNVILVGEMRDLETISLALTASEVGQLVLGTLHTRSASQTISRIVDPFPGNQQTQIRHMLSEVLVGVCSQQLVRRADKKGRVAAMEILVGNPAIRNLIREQKSHLINNAMTTARKEGMQLLDQHLGQMIADGTITADEAVRYAAEPAALAQRARNETRPTPVHS, from the coding sequence ATGCCCCGTATCGACGCCTTCCTCAAGATCATGCAGGAGTACAGCGTCTCGGACCTGCACTTGAGTGCCGGCTGTGAGCCGATGCTGCGCATCAACGGCGTGCTGCAGCGCGGCGAGCATCGTCCGTTGTCCGAGGAAGAGCTCCGGATCACCATCTACGAACTGCTGTCGGAGACCCAGATCGCGCAGCTGGAAGAGCACGGCGACCTGGACCTGGCCTACACGCTGCCGGGCGTCGCCCGTTTCCGCATCAACGCCTACAAGAAGTACCCGGGGCTGGCGGCCGCCTTCCGCATCATCCCCAACGAGGTCCCGACGCTCGAGCAGCTGGGCATGCCGCAGGTGATGAAGAACATGCTGACGTCGCGGTCGGGGCTCATCCTCGTGACGGGGCCCACCAACTCGGGCAAGTCGACCACGCTGGCGGCGATGGTCAACCACCTGAACGAGACGCTGCACGGGCACATCATCACGCTGGAAGACCCGCTGGAGTTCATTCATCCGAACAAGAACTGCCTGATCAACCAGCGGCAGGTGGGCGAGCATTGCGAGACATTCGCCTCGGCGCTGCGGGCCTCGCTGCGCGAGGATCCGAACGTGATCCTGGTCGGCGAGATGCGCGACCTCGAAACGATCTCGCTGGCGCTCACGGCCAGCGAGGTGGGACAGCTCGTGCTGGGCACGCTGCACACGCGGTCGGCGTCGCAGACCATCAGCCGCATCGTCGATCCGTTTCCGGGCAACCAGCAGACGCAGATCCGGCACATGCTCTCGGAGGTGTTGGTGGGCGTGTGCTCGCAGCAGCTGGTGCGCCGCGCCGACAAGAAGGGCCGCGTGGCGGCAATGGAGATCCTGGTCGGCAACCCGGCCATCCGCAACCTGATCCGCGAGCAGAAGAGCCACCTGATCAACAACGCCATGACCACCGCGCGCAAGGAGGGCATGCAGCTGCTGGACCAGCACCTGGGGCAGATGATCGCCGACGGCACCATCACCGCCGACGAAGCGGTGCGTTACGCCGCCGAGCCCGCAGCCCTGGCCCAGCGCGCCCGCAACGAGACGCGCCCAACCCCGGTGCACAGCTGA
- a CDS encoding DUF1684 domain-containing protein yields the protein MDTAAHEAWEIALVEMRIDKNEEFADPARTPLPADKLPTFEGLNYYFPKPELRFRVPLVAEPKTDTVTLTKRKGEQVQYVRKGSVAFTHAGKVHRLGVFGPADTASGDYLWLPFFDATTGKDTYGGGRYLDLKVDADGLVEVDFNYAYNPLCDYNAEAFNCTLPPRDNTLDFAVEAGEKLFAGAH from the coding sequence ATGGACACCGCGGCGCACGAAGCCTGGGAGATCGCCCTGGTCGAGATGCGCATCGACAAGAACGAGGAGTTCGCCGACCCGGCGCGCACGCCGCTGCCGGCGGACAAGCTGCCGACGTTCGAGGGCCTCAACTACTACTTCCCGAAGCCGGAGCTGCGCTTCCGCGTGCCGCTGGTGGCCGAACCCAAGACCGACACCGTGACGCTCACCAAGCGCAAGGGCGAACAGGTGCAGTACGTGCGCAAGGGTTCGGTCGCTTTCACGCATGCCGGCAAGGTGCACCGCCTCGGCGTGTTCGGGCCTGCCGACACGGCCTCGGGCGACTACCTGTGGCTGCCTTTCTTCGACGCCACGACCGGCAAGGACACCTACGGCGGCGGTCGCTACCTGGACCTGAAGGTCGATGCCGACGGCCTGGTCGAAGTCGACTTCAACTACGCCTACAACCCGCTGTGCGACTACAACGCCGAGGCCTTCAACTGCACGCTGCCGCCGCGCGACAACACGCTCGACTTCGCGGTGGAGGCGGGCGAAAAACTGTTCGCGGGTGCGCACTGA
- a CDS encoding mechanosensitive ion channel family protein codes for MGDFLQQTAGPWTMYQVSIGFLLAAFGFIARLVLGYVASHQLAKFTARTESRADDLAVEAIVKPLGAILPLAGVFLGIRYLVSLQPEWTWLATLDRLFRIVSILLVTWMAFRLADAGATLLSEMSARTESKLDDQLVPLARKGGKVFIAVLGLLLVAQNLGYSVSGLLAGLGIGGLALAMAAKDTLANLFGSLMIMLDRPFHVGDVITFSGGEGVVEEIGMRSTRVRTAGKTVVSIPNQNLANATVENQSLMPRRRIKFTIGITYDATAAQMQELVERIEALLRGNPDVDPEQLIVRFTEFGASSLDIMVQYFTVTTEYPRSLEVRQQVNLALMQLIEEMGLQFAYPTRTVHLLGGAGEGRPQAAGEA; via the coding sequence ATGGGCGACTTCCTGCAGCAGACCGCCGGACCGTGGACCATGTACCAGGTCTCGATCGGCTTCCTCCTGGCCGCTTTCGGCTTCATCGCGCGGCTGGTGCTCGGCTATGTGGCCAGCCACCAGCTGGCGAAGTTCACGGCGCGCACCGAATCACGCGCCGACGACCTGGCCGTCGAGGCCATCGTCAAGCCGCTGGGCGCCATCCTGCCGCTGGCCGGCGTGTTCCTCGGCATCCGCTACCTGGTCTCGCTGCAGCCGGAGTGGACGTGGCTCGCGACCCTCGACCGCCTGTTCCGCATCGTCTCCATCCTGCTGGTGACCTGGATGGCGTTCCGCCTGGCCGACGCCGGCGCCACGCTTCTGAGCGAGATGTCGGCCCGCACCGAATCGAAGCTGGACGACCAGCTCGTGCCGCTGGCCCGCAAGGGCGGCAAGGTGTTCATCGCCGTGCTCGGGCTCCTGCTGGTGGCGCAGAACCTGGGCTATTCGGTGTCGGGCCTGCTGGCCGGCCTCGGCATCGGCGGCCTGGCCCTGGCAATGGCGGCGAAGGACACGCTGGCCAACCTGTTCGGCTCGCTGATGATCATGCTCGACCGGCCCTTCCACGTGGGCGACGTGATCACGTTCTCCGGCGGCGAAGGCGTGGTCGAGGAGATCGGCATGCGCTCGACGCGCGTGCGCACTGCCGGCAAGACGGTGGTCTCGATCCCGAACCAGAACCTGGCCAACGCCACGGTGGAGAACCAGAGCCTGATGCCGCGCCGCCGCATCAAGTTCACGATCGGCATCACCTACGACGCTACCGCCGCGCAGATGCAGGAACTCGTGGAACGCATCGAGGCGCTGCTGCGCGGCAACCCGGACGTCGATCCCGAGCAGCTCATCGTCCGCTTCACGGAGTTCGGCGCCTCGAGCCTGGATATCATGGTGCAGTACTTCACGGTGACCACTGAATACCCGCGCAGTCTCGAGGTGCGCCAGCAGGTCAACCTGGCGCTGATGCAGCTGATTGAGGAGATGGGCCTGCAGTTCGCGTACCCGACCCGGACCGTGCACCTGCTGGGCGGGGCCGGCGAAGGGCGCCCGCAGGCTGCCGGTGAGGCCTAG
- a CDS encoding NAD-dependent epimerase/dehydratase family protein, producing the protein MTLSRRDFLKTSALVGATAAAAGALNPSPARADFTALRSKRPLKILILGGTAFLGPSVIHEARARGHEITLFNRGRTNADMFPDLEKLLGDRDGNLESLKGRKWDVCLDNSGYIPRMVKDSAELLGPNIGQYVFISSISVYADFSQRGLNEKSPVAVVTDEQLAAAKTQKDITGENYGALKALCEQAAEKACPGRTCVIRPGLIVGPMDRTDRFTYWPVRVARGGEVLAPGTPDTVTQVIDVRDLAEFVVRCLEQKTMGVYNATSAPGELTMGELLESCKRVSGSNATFTWADAAWLEKKEVAAWSDMPVWVPLEGSEAGHPYIDVSRAIAAGMVYRPISETVRGTLDWWATVPQERKDAPMNAGITAEREAELLAAWHAEHP; encoded by the coding sequence ATGACCCTGTCGCGACGCGATTTCCTGAAGACCTCGGCCCTGGTCGGCGCCACCGCCGCGGCCGCCGGCGCCCTGAATCCCTCGCCCGCCCGCGCCGACTTCACCGCCCTGCGCAGCAAGCGCCCGCTGAAGATCCTGATCCTGGGCGGCACGGCCTTCCTGGGGCCGTCGGTGATCCACGAGGCGCGCGCCCGCGGCCACGAGATCACACTCTTCAACCGCGGCCGCACCAACGCCGACATGTTCCCCGACCTCGAGAAGCTGCTGGGCGATCGCGACGGCAACCTGGAATCGCTCAAGGGCCGGAAGTGGGATGTGTGCCTGGACAACAGCGGCTACATCCCGCGCATGGTGAAGGACTCGGCGGAACTGCTGGGGCCGAACATCGGCCAGTACGTGTTCATCTCGTCGATCTCGGTGTATGCCGACTTCTCGCAGCGCGGGCTGAACGAGAAGTCGCCGGTGGCCGTCGTCACCGACGAGCAGCTCGCCGCCGCCAAGACGCAGAAGGACATCACCGGCGAGAACTACGGGGCCCTGAAGGCGCTGTGCGAACAGGCCGCCGAGAAGGCCTGCCCCGGCCGCACGTGCGTGATCCGGCCGGGACTCATCGTGGGGCCGATGGATCGCACCGACCGCTTCACCTACTGGCCCGTGCGCGTGGCGCGCGGCGGCGAGGTGCTGGCCCCGGGCACGCCGGACACGGTGACCCAGGTGATCGACGTGCGCGACCTGGCCGAGTTCGTGGTGCGCTGCCTGGAGCAGAAGACGATGGGCGTCTACAACGCCACCAGCGCACCCGGCGAGCTGACCATGGGCGAGCTGCTCGAGAGCTGCAAGAGGGTCTCGGGTTCCAATGCCACCTTCACCTGGGCGGACGCCGCCTGGCTGGAGAAGAAGGAAGTGGCGGCCTGGTCCGACATGCCGGTATGGGTGCCCCTCGAGGGCTCGGAAGCCGGCCACCCGTACATCGACGTCAGCCGCGCCATCGCGGCGGGGATGGTCTACCGGCCGATCAGCGAGACGGTGCGCGGAACGCTCGACTGGTGGGCCACGGTGCCGCAGGAGCGCAAGGATGCGCCGATGAACGCGGGGATCACGGCTGAGCGTGAGGCGGAGCTGCTGGCGGCCTGGCATGCGGAGCATCCGTAG
- a CDS encoding retropepsin-like domain-containing protein — protein MPSRRAGRPLHHIQGCVGTLILLVVATLCASVARAGESWSGTWNAPHLWRMATLEWTTPDGAPRLAVGDASRRLELRLGSYTASDDSLFLVADLAGATVALAGARDGDTITGSLEVRLGAEVLTQGTWSMRRYRSHELSADEILARVRNAMRLTAEATSDGFTIAQAGDPQAEPTWLAGAAPGGRIFVMEDGVPELGSDGSRLWTVRAPLGRVSSDRRMGEKLLLAAVVRSGAWLLPESPFAFEALATGAPDSGLAVLTLRREHGVVPARIFIDPRTWLPVSAEVEWDAEPYRLEFSDYRSCASGFFPQQCRTSYRGNGRNWTTVEVRSGADAPLVPVVANVVLDQAAAPYLAGRTAPDYGHLFVRPQVNGRDVGWFHIDSGAPFVILDTSVADSLGLAVLHPAGPRSFRRVDELRVGQLVLRDLMVMVADLSDASSPAGEHRAGVIGGPVFANAVVEFDYIGRRLGVFAPDALPIELAGAGTSWLPLQEEGGPVVEIKLASGAARVVLDTGKSGTASFTSQAALDHGLLTGPDLGLADNQTVAGTTIERVTRIPFLELVGRRFADPEVRTKFPGTPNDDVNGVAGAIGRGFFGDRRLVFDYARGRFAIIEGR, from the coding sequence ATGCCCAGCAGGAGAGCCGGACGTCCGCTACATCACATCCAGGGGTGCGTGGGCACACTCATTCTTCTAGTGGTCGCCACCCTGTGCGCCAGCGTCGCCCGGGCCGGCGAATCCTGGTCCGGGACCTGGAACGCCCCGCACCTGTGGCGGATGGCGACCCTGGAGTGGACCACCCCCGATGGTGCCCCGCGGCTGGCCGTCGGGGACGCCAGCCGGCGGCTGGAGTTGCGGCTGGGCAGCTACACGGCAAGCGACGACAGCCTCTTCCTGGTGGCCGATCTGGCCGGCGCCACGGTGGCGCTGGCGGGCGCCCGCGATGGCGACACCATCACCGGTTCGCTGGAGGTGCGCCTGGGCGCTGAGGTGCTCACGCAGGGCACCTGGTCGATGCGCCGCTATCGGTCCCACGAGCTGTCGGCGGATGAGATCCTGGCCCGGGTCCGCAACGCCATGCGCCTGACCGCGGAGGCGACGAGCGACGGTTTCACGATCGCCCAGGCCGGCGACCCACAGGCTGAGCCGACATGGTTGGCCGGGGCAGCGCCGGGCGGCCGGATCTTCGTGATGGAGGACGGCGTCCCGGAGCTCGGCAGCGACGGTTCCCGCCTCTGGACGGTGAGGGCGCCGCTTGGTCGGGTCTCGTCCGACCGCCGCATGGGTGAGAAGCTCCTCCTGGCCGCCGTCGTCCGCAGTGGCGCCTGGCTCCTGCCGGAGTCGCCGTTCGCGTTCGAGGCCCTGGCGACGGGCGCTCCGGACAGCGGCCTGGCCGTGCTCACCCTGCGGCGGGAACACGGCGTGGTGCCGGCCCGCATCTTCATCGATCCGCGGACCTGGCTGCCGGTCAGCGCCGAAGTTGAGTGGGACGCCGAACCGTACCGCCTCGAATTCAGCGACTACCGATCCTGCGCAAGCGGCTTCTTCCCGCAGCAATGCCGGACCAGTTACCGGGGCAACGGGCGCAACTGGACAACGGTCGAGGTCCGCAGCGGCGCCGACGCCCCCCTGGTGCCCGTCGTCGCGAACGTCGTCCTGGACCAGGCCGCGGCGCCCTACCTCGCCGGCCGGACCGCGCCCGACTACGGGCATCTCTTCGTTCGCCCGCAGGTCAATGGCCGCGACGTCGGCTGGTTCCACATCGACTCCGGCGCGCCGTTCGTCATTCTCGACACGTCCGTCGCCGATTCGCTGGGCCTGGCGGTGCTTCACCCTGCAGGGCCGCGCTCGTTCCGGCGCGTGGACGAACTGAGGGTCGGACAACTCGTCCTGCGCGACCTGATGGTGATGGTCGCGGACCTGTCGGACGCGAGCAGCCCTGCCGGCGAGCACCGCGCGGGAGTCATCGGCGGCCCGGTGTTCGCGAATGCGGTGGTCGAGTTCGATTACATCGGCCGGCGTCTGGGCGTGTTCGCTCCGGATGCGCTGCCCATTGAACTTGCCGGCGCCGGCACCTCATGGCTGCCGTTGCAGGAGGAAGGCGGGCCGGTCGTGGAGATCAAACTCGCTTCCGGTGCGGCGCGCGTCGTTCTGGACACCGGCAAGTCCGGCACGGCCAGCTTCACGAGCCAGGCCGCGCTGGACCATGGCCTCCTGACGGGGCCGGACCTGGGCCTGGCCGACAACCAGACCGTTGCCGGAACGACCATCGAACGCGTGACACGCATTCCGTTTCTCGAACTGGTCGGTCGGCGATTCGCGGATCCGGAAGTGCGGACCAAGTTCCCGGGAACGCCGAACGATGACGTCAACGGTGTGGCCGGCGCGATCGGACGCGGATTCTTCGGCGACCGCCGGCTCGTCTTCGATTACGCGCGGGGGCGCTTCGCGATCATCGAGGGCCGGTAA
- a CDS encoding type VI secretion system tube protein Hcp — translation MRFPIRSLSRLVLAVALLALPGQALAAMKIAMRVLDAGGTPIAGESTIPGYAGWIETSSLQHSVTVPIGANGQPSGAAQPSAVALSAAWDLATVRLFQSQANGTPFQSVTVDLIDDPTAKMPMALTRLVLDDAHISSLSYGFVEAGGYFDVNMTLSFSQVTITDIVAGTTATYAWNPFPAATPPAEDKGIVLAPSPNPTHGQTEFRFALPADSNARLELFDLRGYRVRELFNGLTSSATTVAAWDGTDENGQRVAQGVYMARLSYPGREITQRITVLR, via the coding sequence ATGCGCTTCCCGATCCGATCCCTAAGCCGCCTCGTCCTCGCCGTCGCCCTCCTGGCACTCCCCGGGCAGGCGCTGGCCGCCATGAAGATTGCCATGAGGGTGCTCGATGCCGGCGGCACCCCCATCGCCGGCGAATCGACCATCCCCGGCTATGCGGGCTGGATCGAGACGTCCTCGCTGCAGCATTCCGTCACCGTTCCCATCGGGGCGAACGGTCAGCCGTCCGGCGCGGCACAGCCCAGCGCCGTGGCCCTTTCCGCGGCCTGGGACCTGGCGACGGTGCGCCTGTTCCAGTCGCAGGCGAACGGAACGCCGTTCCAGTCCGTCACGGTGGACCTGATCGACGACCCCACCGCCAAGATGCCCATGGCGCTGACCCGGCTCGTGCTGGACGATGCGCACATCTCGTCCCTCAGCTACGGATTCGTCGAGGCCGGGGGTTACTTCGACGTGAACATGACCCTGTCGTTCTCGCAGGTCACCATCACGGACATCGTCGCCGGCACCACCGCGACATACGCCTGGAATCCCTTCCCGGCGGCGACGCCGCCGGCCGAGGACAAGGGGATCGTGCTGGCCCCGTCACCCAACCCGACGCACGGGCAGACCGAGTTCCGCTTCGCGCTGCCGGCCGACAGCAACGCCCGCCTGGAGCTGTTCGACCTGCGCGGCTACCGCGTGCGCGAGCTGTTCAACGGGCTGACGTCGAGCGCAACGACCGTCGCCGCCTGGGACGGCACGGACGAGAACGGCCAGCGGGTGGCGCAGGGGGTCTACATGGCCCGGCTCAGCTACCCGGGCCGCGAGATCACGCAGCGCATCACCGTGTTGCGCTGA